A part of Thermococcus sp. EP1 genomic DNA contains:
- a CDS encoding translation initiation factor IF-2 subunit beta: protein MEHDYHDYEKLLEKAYEELPENVKHHESRFEVPAAVVTIEGNKTLIENFRDIAEAMNRDPNHLLKFVLREVATAGVLEGRRAVLQGRFTPYMIANKLKKYLKDYVICPVCGSPDTKITKKDRYHFLKCEACGAETPIAHL, encoded by the coding sequence ATGGAGCATGATTATCACGATTATGAAAAACTATTGGAGAAGGCTTATGAGGAACTTCCTGAGAACGTGAAACATCATGAATCTAGATTTGAAGTTCCTGCTGCAGTTGTCACTATAGAGGGTAACAAAACTCTGATAGAAAACTTTAGAGACATCGCTGAGGCCATGAACAGAGACCCGAACCACTTACTTAAATTTGTCTTGAGAGAAGTTGCTACTGCTGGAGTTTTGGAGGGAAGAAGAGCAGTACTTCAAGGCCGTTTTACTCCTTACATGATAGCCAACAAGCTGAAGAAGTATCTTAAAGACTATGTTATCTGCCCTGTTTGTGGGTCACCTGATACAAAGATCACCAAAAAGGATCGCTATCACTTCTTGAAGTGTGAAGCTTGTGGTGCGGAAACTCCAATAGCACATCTCTGA